GCTGCGGGCGATGTTCAGCCGTCCCGGCCAATTTGACATTATCGCGATCAATGACCTGTCCGATCCCAAGAGCCTGGCCCTGCTGCTGAAATATGACAGCGTCCATGGCAAGTTCGAACACCCGGTGAGCGTCGACGGCGACAACCTGGTGATCGGCGACAAGAAGATCAAGGTTCTTGCCGAACGCAGCCCTGCGAACCTCGGTTGGGGCGCGCTGGGTGTGGATGTGGTCGTGGAATCGACCGGTTTGTTCACGGAAAAGGAAGGGCCCAAGGGCGGTTTTGCCGACCACCTCAAGGCCGGCGCCAAGCGCGTGATCATCTCCGCCCCGGCCAAGGGCGAAGACCTCACGGTGGTCATGGGCGTCAACGATGACAAGCTGACCAAAGATCATATCTGTGTGTCGAACGCGAGCTGCACCACCAACTCGCTGGCTCCGATGGCGCTGGTGCTGGACGAAGCCTTTGGCATCGTCAAGGGCATCATGACCACCGTGCATGCCTACACCAACGACCAAAACATTGCCGACCAGATCCACAAGGATCCCCGTCGCGCTCGGGCAGCGGCCGTCAACATCATCCCCAGCACCACCGGCGCTGCCAAGGCCATCGGCCTGGTGTTGCCGCAATTGGCTGGCAAACTCGATGGAACCTCGCTGCGCGTTCCGGTGCCTGACGGGTCGATCACCGACTTGACCGTCGAACTGGGTCGCGAAGTCACGGTCGAAGAAGTCAACGCCGCCATCAAGGCCGCTGCCGAAGGCAAGCTCAAGGGCATCCTGGAATACAGCACCGATCCGCTGGTTTCCACGGACATCATCAACAATCCGCACTCGTGCATCTTCGATGCG
This DNA window, taken from Tuwongella immobilis, encodes the following:
- the gap gene encoding type I glyceraldehyde-3-phosphate dehydrogenase — translated: MGVKVGINGFGRIGRMVLRAMFSRPGQFDIIAINDLSDPKSLALLLKYDSVHGKFEHPVSVDGDNLVIGDKKIKVLAERSPANLGWGALGVDVVVESTGLFTEKEGPKGGFADHLKAGAKRVIISAPAKGEDLTVVMGVNDDKLTKDHICVSNASCTTNSLAPMALVLDEAFGIVKGIMTTVHAYTNDQNIADQIHKDPRRARAAAVNIIPSTTGAAKAIGLVLPQLAGKLDGTSLRVPVPDGSITDLTVELGREVTVEEVNAAIKAAAEGKLKGILEYSTDPLVSTDIINNPHSCIFDALSTIVAPKGKGTTVKVFGWYDNEWGYSCRTADLAAKIATYL